GTGACGACGGCGACACGGCCGGAAAGCTGAAGATCCATGAGGGTTCCTTTCGGTGGTCAGTAGAGCGGATCGTCCCCTTTGAACACCGAAAGGCCCTCGCCGGTTTCACAGCAGAGGCGGAAAAGCGTGACCTCTTCGCAGCCGCAGCTCGTTCAGCATCTGCTGGATGACCTCGCGTACGTGGTCGGTGAGGTTGAACACCAGCATGGGGTCGTCGGCCGCCGACGGCTCGTACTCGTCGGTGCGGATCGGCTCACCGAACTCGATCATCCACTTGGACGGCAGCGGCACCAGCCCGAGCGGCCCCAGCAGCGGGAAGAACGGCGTGATCGGCAGGTAGGGCAGCCCGAGCAGCCTGGCCAGGGACTTCAGATCGCCGATCTTGGGATAGATCTCCTCGGCCCCCACGATCGCGGTGGGCACGATCGGCACCCCGGCGCGGATCGCCGAGGCCACGAAGCCGCCACGACCGAACCGCTGCAGCTTGTAGCGCTCGGAGAACGGCTTGCCCACGCCCTTGAACCCCTCGGGGAACACCCCGACCAGCTCGCCCTTGCGCATCAGCCGGTCGGCGTCCTCGGGGCAGGCCAGCGTGTGGCCGGTCTTGCGGGCCAGGTGGCTGAGCACCGGAAGCTGGTAGACCAGGTCCGCGCCGAGCAGCCGCAGCGGCCTGCCGGCCTCGTCGTGCATGGCCACCTGCAGCATCAGCGCGTCGAGCGGCAGCGTGCCCGAGTGGTTGGCGACGACCAGCGCCCCGCTCTCCTCGGGCACGTTCTTCAGCTCGACCGTCTCGACCCTGAACCATTCGTTGTAGAGCGGCCTGATCAGCTCGAGGATCACCTTGTCGGTCAGCTCGGCGTCGTAGCCGAACTCGTCGACCTCGTAGTCGCCCTCGACCCGCCGGCGCAGGAAGGCGAGCATGCTGGCCACGCGATCGGGCTTCTCGAACGACGGCGCCGCGCTGATCGGGATCACGCGGGCACCCTCATGCGCAACACTCAACTGCGCACACCTCCGAACGGATGGAGGCCGCGCGAGCGCAGGAAGTCGTCGAACGCCGCCCCGGTCGTGAACTTGGGCTTCCAGCCGAGCTCCGCCTCCAGCGCGGAGGTGTCGACCGCGCGGCCATGGCACAGCAGCCTGACCTGCTCGGGCGAGTATTCGACCAGCCCGATCCTGCGTGCGGTGTCGCCCAGCGCCTTGAAAGCGGGCGAGAACAGCGGCATGGAGAACCGCCCCGCCCGCCTGGCGCACTGCGACAGCAGCAACACGCCTGCCCCGGCCACGTTGAACGTGCCGGGGTGGTCTTCGGTCGCCATCCGGCGCAGCACCTCGACCGCGTCGTCCTCGTGGACGAACTGCAGCCGCGGATCGAAGCCGAACACGGTCGGCAGCACCGGCTGGACGAAGTAACGCGTCAACGGCGAGTCGACGCCGGGTCCCATGAAGTTGGCGAAGCGCAGCATCGACACCGTCACGTCGGGCCGGCGGCGCGCGAAGCCCCGGACGTAGCCCTCCACCTCGGCCGCGTCCTTGGCGTAGCCGTGGGTGGGGCCGTCCGGCGGCTCCAGGTCCTCGGTGAACACCGCGGGGTCGCGCGGCGACGAGCCGTAGACGGCGGTGGTGGAGCGCACCACCACGCGCCGCACGGTCGCCGACCGCTGGCAGGCACCGAGCAACTGCATGGTGCCGATGACGTTGTGCTCCTTCATCGCGGCCCTGCCACTGCTCCTCGACGGAGCGCTGACCAGGCTCATGTGCACAACGGTGTCGATGTCCGCAGCCGCGATCACCTGAGCGATGTCAGGGCTGCGCAGATCCACCCGGACGAACTCAGTCCGGCCGAGAGAGATGCCGCCGTCCCGCGTGAGCGAGGGGGGCGGCACGGTGTCAACTCCTATGACGCGGCTGATGTCCGGGTCGGAAGCCAGAACGCTCGCCACCCGGGCGCCTATGTGGCGCGAGACCCCGGTGACAAGCACGGTGTGGGTCATCAGCGCCTCGCAGCTGCGTAAGTTACTTCTTGTTACGCCGCTGGATGCGCGTCTTCTTCAACAGCTTGCGGTGCTTCTTCTTAGCCATCCGCTTGCGGCGCTTCTTGATCACAGAGCCCACGGGACCCCCAGGTGCTGGTAGCAAGTCTTCACGGAGTGCGAGCGCACACCGGCTCACAGACTACCGGCGATGGGCGGTAGATCGCCCCACCGGGGGGTGAGAGCCCGGTCGCGTCTTACGACGGCCGGGCCTCGCCCGCGACAGCATTCACGACGTGACGGGTCACGTCGCTACTTCAACCTGCCTCGATGTAGGCCTCCCGCAGATAGTCGTGTACCGCCTGCTCAGGCACTCTGAACGACCGGCCGACACGGATGGCCGGCAACTCGCCAGAGTGGACGAGCCGGTACACCGTCATCTTGGACACCCTCATGACCGTCGCGACTTCCGCCACAGTCAGGAACTTCACCTCACTGAGAGGTCTTTCGCCTGCACCCATCGGACGCCTCTTCCGCACGTGGTTTCCGGGTTATCCCCACTGGTGCCATTGCTCACGCACGTGTACTGCCGTCAGCGTAAGTCGGGACTCCGGGTGCGCAAACCCCCTAGTTTCTCAGTCGCCGGAGCCACTCGTCAGCGGAACCAGCGAAATCGCTGGCCAGCAGCCGGGCCGAGCACCTCACTTGGACGTTGGAACTGTCCAAGTTGCCACACATAAGAGTCGCCGGAGCGCCATCAAAAGTTGGCAAAGGGACAGCGAGCCTCTTGGAATGCGGGCGCGAAAAGACCGTATCGGGAGGACCGATTTCGACTCAAAGGGCTCCTGAGACCTGAGTGACGAGCCGCTCTGTCAGCGGAGCGTAAAAACGTGGTAGCACATTGTCATCAAGCGGCACGACCACGTCGATCTTTCCCTCGGCCTCGCCGAGGAACAGACCCGGGTCGTTGCAGTCGGCGAACGCCACCGTGTGCGCACCCGCCTCTCCCGCCGCTCCCGCCCAGCCGTGGTCGGCGATCACGAGGTCGGGAAGCTCCCCGCCGAGCTCCTCGATCATGTGGCGCATGGGAGCGGCGTCGTGGGTGTGCACGAACGCGCCCCTGTCGTCGAGCATGGCGATGTCCTGCAGATAACGGATCTTGCGCCGGCGTCCGAAATTGGATCCGGAGTAGGTCCACCCCTCGGCAGGAGTGAGCAGCTCGGCCCCGCGCTCGGCGCACAGGCGCGCCAGCGGCAGGTGCACGGCGAGCAGCCCGGTCGGGTGGCCGGTGGCGAACAGGACGCGCGGGCGCTCCCGCGACAGCACGGCGGCGATGGCCTCGGCCATGTCGTCGAGCGCATCGATCGTCAGGTCAGGGTCGATGGTGTCCTGGCCCCAGCGGTGGTCGGGATCGGAGACCACGCCCGCGGACTTGGCCATGAGCGCCAGGACGTCGCGGTACGACCACGGCTGGTCGAAGGTCAGGCCCAGCTTGTAGTACGGGTCGCCGTTGGCGAGCGAGCTGTAGTGGTCGAGGTTGTTCTCGCGGGGAGTCGCGACGTCGCCGGCTATCCGCGTGTGGACAAGATGCTCTCTAAGTTGGTCGCGGCTCAGCACAGCTTCTTCCTCGTCAGGGCATTGGATCGAGGCCGTGCAGGGGGAAGACCGCAAGTCGGGTCGCCATGATCGCACGGTCAATGGGGTCCGCTGGGTCATAACCACCGGACAGGTCGCGAAATTCCGGATTGCGACCGTCCGTCATCGTCAGCGGCGGTGTCTCGCCCGTACGCTCCCTGACGAACTGGCGCCAGCTCTGACTCGTGGGGGTGTCCGGGTCGATCGGGTGGCCCGCCAGCTCGGCGATGAGATGGGTCCACGCCCGCGGCACCACCTGCACCAGCTCGTAACCGCCGCCGCCGGTGGCGATCCACCGGCCGCCGGCCGTCTCGTGGGCCAGGCGGTGCAGGGCGGCGTACGCGGCCCGCTGGCCGTCGACGCTGAGCATCAGGTTGGCCAGGGGGTCGAGCGCGTGGCTGTCACAGCCGTGCTGGGTGACCAGGATCTCCGGGCTGAACTCGTGCAGCAGCGGCGGCACGACCGCGTGGAAGGCCCGCAGCCACCCCGCGTCGCCCGTCCCCGCCGGGAGCGCGACGTTGACGGCCGTGCCCTCCGCGCCGGTCTCCTCGGGGAACCCGGTGCCGGGGAACAGCGTGCGCGGGCTCTCGTGCAGGCTGATCGTCAGGACCCTCGGGTCGTCGAAGAAGGCGGCCTGCACGCCGTCGCCGTGGTGGACGTCCACGTCCACGTACGCGATGCGGCCCGCCCCCTGCCTCAGCAGCCACGCGATGGCCAGCGCGGGATCGTTGTAGACGCAGAAGCCGCTGGCCGTGGCGGACATCGCGTGGTGCAGCCCGCCCGCCACGTTGACCGCGTGCTCGGCCGTCCCCTCCCAGACGGAGCGGGCGGCGGCCAGCGACGCGCCGGCGATCAGCGCGGAGGCCTCGTGCACGCCCTTGAACGCGGGGTTGTCCGCGGTGCCCAGCCCGGCGCCGAGGTCGGGCTGCCCCGAGGCGGACACGCGTTTGACGGCCTCGATGTAGGCGGGGCGGTGGACCATGGACAGCTCGGCGTCGGTCGCGGGCGCGCAGCCGGCCACCTCGACCTTGTCGAGCACGCCGAGCGCGCGGGCGAGCGCCATGGTCAGCTCCACCCGCACGGGGGCGAGCGGATGGCTCGGGCCGAAGTTGTAGGAGGTGAGAGCGTCGTCCCAGATCACCCGTGCCGACCTGCTCATCCCGTCTCCTCCGTGTGCCCTCGCCTTGGGGCCGACGTTACCGCAGCGCAGGCGCCGCGCTGTAGGCGGTGATCCGCAAATTTCGTGACTTAGTGTCTTGGGCGTGCGGCGAACCTTCCTCAAGATCGTGCGCTTCTTCAGACGCCCTCGGGTCTTCGACACGACGCTCGTGGTCGTGTTCTCCTCTCCCGCTCTGGTACTGCTCCCCTTCATGATCGACCGGGGCGAGGCGAACCCGATCCTGGGCGCGGTGTCCTACCTGGCGGGCATGGCGGCCCTGCTCATGCGCCGCCGCCGGCCGATCGTGGCTGCCGCGCTGGTGGCCGCGATCGACGTCGTCGGCATCGCGACGGGGATCGTGCAGTCCGTCAACCCGCCCATGGCCATCGCTCTCTACAGCGTGGGCCGCTACACCACGGGCCGCACGACCGCGATCACGGCGGCCGGGGTGTTCGCCGCGTACGCGACGACGCTGGAGGCGGTCAGACCGGTCACGGGCGGCTGGGTGACTGCCCTGTTCTTCGTCGGCGTGCCCGTGGGGATCGGGCTGATCGTCCGGCTGAGGGCCGAGCTCGCCGAGCGCGGCAGGCGGGAGGCCGCCGACGAAGCCGTGCGTGCCGAGCGGCGGCGCATCGCCAGGGAGCTGCACGATGTGGTCGCCCACCACATCACCGTCATCAACGCCCTGGTCGGCGGCGCGCGCGCCACGCTGCCTCCCGGGCAGGAGGTCACCAGGGACGCGCTGGAGAGCGCCGAGCAGACCGCCCGCCAGGCCATGTCGGAGATGCGGCACCTGCTCGACGTGCTCAGGGCCGACGGCGGCGAGGGGCCCGACGCCGCGACAGGAGTGGGCGCCGACCGGCTGCCCTCGCTGATCAAGGAGGCGAGGAAGGCGGGGCAGCCGGCCGGCCTGACCGTGACGGGAGAGCCCGTCGAGCTGCCTGCGGCCGTGGACCACGCCGTCTACCGGATCGTTCAGGAGGCACTCACGAACACCCGCAAGCACGCGGTCAGCGCGAGGGCGAGCGTGCGGCTGACGTACGGGCCCTCGGCCGTGGAGGTCGAGGTGGTGGACGACGGACTGGCGGCGGGGGGCGGCGGCGCGCCGGGGTTCGGGCTGGGAGGCATGGCCGAGCGGGTGGCATTATGCGGCGGCCGGCTCTCGACCGGGCCGCGCCCAGAAGGCGGTTTCCGCGTGCACGCCCGCATCCCCCTGGAGACCAGATGATCAGAATTGTGTTGGTGGACGACCATGGGCTGGTCCGCAAGGGATTCAAGCTGATGCTCGACGCGCAGCCTGACCTCGGGGTGGTCGGCGAGGCCGCGGACGGCGCGGAGGCGGTGGAGCTGAGCAGGCGGCTGCGGCCCGATGTGGTGCTGATGGACCTGCACATGCCGGGCCTCGACGGGGTGCGGGCGACCGAGCTGATCACCGCGGAGCTGCCGGAGGTGCGGGTGCTGGCGCTGAGCACGTTCGACCTGGACGAGAACGTGGTCGCGGCGCTCAGGGCGGGCGCGGGCGGGTTCCTGCCCAAGGACGTCTCCCCCGAGGAGCTGATCGAGGGCGTACGAGTCGTGCATCGGGGTGAGTCCGCCGTCGCGCCGCGCCTGCTGAGCCGGCTGATCGGCACGTTCGTACGGGCATCACCTGCGAGACCCGTGCCCGCCGAGCTGGGCGGGCTGACCGAGCGCGAGCGGGAGATCCTCGTGCTCATCGCCCGCGGCCGCTCGAACACCGAGATCGCCGTGGAGCTGTCCGTCTCCCCCTCGACCGTCAAGAACCACGTGACCAGCCTGTTCGCCAAGATAGACGCCAGGGACCGGGCGCAGGCGGTGATCGCGGCCTACGAGGCCGGGCTGATCCGCCCAGGAGAGTAGGACCAGGCTCCTAGATCACCTCGCGGAAAACGGTCCCCGCGCAGGAAGAAACCGGGCACGGCCGACGGCACGCTCAGATCATGACCGCGATCCGCGCAACGAACCTGAGCAAACGCTACGGCGCCGCCGCCGCCGTGTCGGACCTGTCGTTCGACGTCGAAGCCGGTCAGGTGACCGGCTTCCTGGGCCCGAACGGAGCCGGCAAGTCCACGACCATGCGCATGATCCTCGGCCTCGACCGGCCGTCCGGCGGCTCCGTGCTCGTGGACGGGCGGCCGTACGCGGAGCTGCCGCATCCCCTGCGCAAGGTCGGCGCGCTGCTGGACGCCAAGGCCGTGCACGGCGGGCGCAGCGCGTACAACCACCTGCTGGCCATCGCGCAGAGCAACGGAATCCCCGCGAGCCGCGTGGACGAGGTGCTGGAGACCGTGGGCCTGAGCGAGGTGCGCAAGCGGCGGGTCGGCGGCTTCTCGCTGGGCATGTCGCAGCGGCTGGGCATCGCCGCCGCGCTGCTGGGTGACCCCGAGATCCTGATCTTCGACGAGCCCGTCAACGGGCTCGACCCCGACGGCATCCTGTGGATCCGCACGTTCATGCGCGAGCTGGCCGCCGAGGGCCGGACGGTGTTCGTCTCCAGCCACCTGATGAGCGAGATGGCGCAGACCGCCGACCACCTGATCGTGATCGGCAAGGGGCGGCTCATCGCCGACACGAGCGTGCAGGAGTTCATCGGGCGCAGCTCGCAGGGGTACGTACGGGTGCGCTCGCCCCGGCTGGCCGAGGTGGCGGAGCTGGTCAAGGTGGGCGAGCTCCACCCCGACCACCTGCGCGTGACCGCGATGAGCACGCTCGAGATCGGCACGCTCACCGCTCGCGCCGGGATCCCGCTGGAGGAGCTGACGTTCGTGCAGCCGTCGCTCGAAGCGGCCTACATGGAGCTGACCAAGGACAGCCTGGAGTTCTCGTCATGATCGACATCCTCAGGTCCGAATGGACCAAGATCCGCTCCGTCCGCTCCACGGTGTGGACACTGGCCGCCACGGTCGTGATGATGATCGGCTTCGGCGTGCTCATCAGCGCCTCCGCCAGAGGCATGGCCGACGGGCCGATCCCCGCTGACCAGGCGATCAGGATGGGCCTCAGCGGAGCGCTGTTCGCGCAGCTGGCCATGGCCACGCTCGGCGTGCTGGTGATCTCCAGCGAGTACCGCACCGGCGGCATCCGCACGTCGCTCATGGCCGTGCCCAGGCGCATGAGCCTGTTGACGGGCAAGATCGTGGTGTTCACGGCGACCTCACTGATCGTCTGCGCGGTCGCGTCGGCCGCCACGATCGGCCTCGCACTGGCCATCTGCGGGTCGCCTTCGGTCGAGATGGGCCATGTGGCGCGGTCCGTGCTCGGAGCCACCCTCTACCTGACCGCGTGCGGCGTGTTCGGGCTCGGCCTCGGCACACTCGTCAGGCACACGCCGGGCGCGATCGTGTCGGCCATCGCGCTGATACTGGTGCTGCCCACGGTGGCGGGCCAACTGCCGGGGCAGTGGGGCAAGACGGTGGCCGAGTACTTCACCACCAACGCGGGCATGCTGGTGGTCTCCGGCAGAAGCAACGGCTCCCTGGGCCCGTGGAGCGGGTTCGCGGTCTACCTCGCCTGGGTCGCGGTCGCCATGATCGCGGGGGCCGTCCTGATGCAGAAGCGGGACGCCTGAGGTCACTCGGCGCGGAGGGCGATGACGGGGTCCAGTCTGCCCGCCCTCCGCGCCGGGGCCACGCCGAAGAACACCCCGACGGCCGCCGACACCCCGAACGCCAGCGCGATCGACCACCACGTGATCGACGCGGGCACCTCCGTGAACGCCGCGATGGCCACCGACCCGCCCACCCCGAGCGCGATCCCGACGAACCCGCCGATCGTGGTCAGCAGCACCGCCTCGATGAGGAACTGGGCGAGGATGTCGCGCTGCCTGGCACCCAGCGCCTTGCGCAGCCCGATCTCGCGGGTGCGCTCGCGCACGCTGACCAGCATGATGTTCGACACCCCGACGCCGCCCACCAGCAGCGAGATGCCCGCGATGGCGGCCAGCACGCCGGTGAGCATGCCGAGCACGCTGCCGATCGTGCCGAGCAGCGCGGTCTGCGTGACCGCCGAGAACTGCTCGCCCGGATACCGCGCCCGCAGCGCCGCCGTCACCTTGTCCGAGAGCGGGTCGATCTCGTCGGGCCCGGACGCGCCGACCGCGAGCCCGTTGATCCGCTCGATCCCGAGCAGCCGCTGAGCCGTCGTCACCGGGATGTGGATCTCCTGGTCGCGCGAGAGCCCGAACGTCTGCCCGACCTCGGCGTACACGCCCACCACCCGGAACCTGGCCCCGGCCACCGTCACCTGCCGCCCGATCGGGTCCAGGTCGCCGAACAGCCGGTCGGCCACCTGCGACCCCAGCACCGCCACCCGGCGCCGGGTGTCCACGTCGGTCTCGCTCAGCGGGCGCCCCTTGTCCAGGGGGCGGTCGAAGATGTTGACGAGGTTCTGGTCGGTGCCGATCACCGTGACGAACGCCTCCACCCTGCCCACGCGTACGGTCTCGCC
The nucleotide sequence above comes from Nonomuraea helvata. Encoded proteins:
- a CDS encoding lysophospholipid acyltransferase family protein, producing the protein MIPISAAPSFEKPDRVASMLAFLRRRVEGDYEVDEFGYDAELTDKVILELIRPLYNEWFRVETVELKNVPEESGALVVANHSGTLPLDALMLQVAMHDEAGRPLRLLGADLVYQLPVLSHLARKTGHTLACPEDADRLMRKGELVGVFPEGFKGVGKPFSERYKLQRFGRGGFVASAIRAGVPIVPTAIVGAEEIYPKIGDLKSLARLLGLPYLPITPFFPLLGPLGLVPLPSKWMIEFGEPIRTDEYEPSAADDPMLVFNLTDHVREVIQQMLNELRLRRGHAFPPLL
- a CDS encoding NAD-dependent epimerase/dehydratase family protein — its product is MTHTVLVTGVSRHIGARVASVLASDPDISRVIGVDTVPPPSLTRDGGISLGRTEFVRVDLRSPDIAQVIAAADIDTVVHMSLVSAPSRSSGRAAMKEHNVIGTMQLLGACQRSATVRRVVVRSTTAVYGSSPRDPAVFTEDLEPPDGPTHGYAKDAAEVEGYVRGFARRRPDVTVSMLRFANFMGPGVDSPLTRYFVQPVLPTVFGFDPRLQFVHEDDAVEVLRRMATEDHPGTFNVAGAGVLLLSQCARRAGRFSMPLFSPAFKALGDTARRIGLVEYSPEQVRLLCHGRAVDTSALEAELGWKPKFTTGAAFDDFLRSRGLHPFGGVRS
- a CDS encoding 30S ribosomal protein bS22, whose product is MGSVIKKRRKRMAKKKHRKLLKKTRIQRRNKK
- a CDS encoding helix-turn-helix domain-containing protein; the encoded protein is MGAGERPLSEVKFLTVAEVATVMRVSKMTVYRLVHSGELPAIRVGRSFRVPEQAVHDYLREAYIEAG
- a CDS encoding phosphatase, translating into MLSRDQLREHLVHTRIAGDVATPRENNLDHYSSLANGDPYYKLGLTFDQPWSYRDVLALMAKSAGVVSDPDHRWGQDTIDPDLTIDALDDMAEAIAAVLSRERPRVLFATGHPTGLLAVHLPLARLCAERGAELLTPAEGWTYSGSNFGRRRKIRYLQDIAMLDDRGAFVHTHDAAPMRHMIEELGGELPDLVIADHGWAGAAGEAGAHTVAFADCNDPGLFLGEAEGKIDVVVPLDDNVLPRFYAPLTERLVTQVSGAL
- a CDS encoding acetoin utilization protein AcuC — its product is MSRSARVIWDDALTSYNFGPSHPLAPVRVELTMALARALGVLDKVEVAGCAPATDAELSMVHRPAYIEAVKRVSASGQPDLGAGLGTADNPAFKGVHEASALIAGASLAAARSVWEGTAEHAVNVAGGLHHAMSATASGFCVYNDPALAIAWLLRQGAGRIAYVDVDVHHGDGVQAAFFDDPRVLTISLHESPRTLFPGTGFPEETGAEGTAVNVALPAGTGDAGWLRAFHAVVPPLLHEFSPEILVTQHGCDSHALDPLANLMLSVDGQRAAYAALHRLAHETAGGRWIATGGGGYELVQVVPRAWTHLIAELAGHPIDPDTPTSQSWRQFVRERTGETPPLTMTDGRNPEFRDLSGGYDPADPIDRAIMATRLAVFPLHGLDPMP
- a CDS encoding sensor histidine kinase, yielding MRRTFLKIVRFFRRPRVFDTTLVVVFSSPALVLLPFMIDRGEANPILGAVSYLAGMAALLMRRRRPIVAAALVAAIDVVGIATGIVQSVNPPMAIALYSVGRYTTGRTTAITAAGVFAAYATTLEAVRPVTGGWVTALFFVGVPVGIGLIVRLRAELAERGRREAADEAVRAERRRIARELHDVVAHHITVINALVGGARATLPPGQEVTRDALESAEQTARQAMSEMRHLLDVLRADGGEGPDAATGVGADRLPSLIKEARKAGQPAGLTVTGEPVELPAAVDHAVYRIVQEALTNTRKHAVSARASVRLTYGPSAVEVEVVDDGLAAGGGGAPGFGLGGMAERVALCGGRLSTGPRPEGGFRVHARIPLETR
- a CDS encoding response regulator transcription factor, whose translation is MIRIVLVDDHGLVRKGFKLMLDAQPDLGVVGEAADGAEAVELSRRLRPDVVLMDLHMPGLDGVRATELITAELPEVRVLALSTFDLDENVVAALRAGAGGFLPKDVSPEELIEGVRVVHRGESAVAPRLLSRLIGTFVRASPARPVPAELGGLTEREREILVLIARGRSNTEIAVELSVSPSTVKNHVTSLFAKIDARDRAQAVIAAYEAGLIRPGE
- a CDS encoding ABC transporter ATP-binding protein: MTAIRATNLSKRYGAAAAVSDLSFDVEAGQVTGFLGPNGAGKSTTMRMILGLDRPSGGSVLVDGRPYAELPHPLRKVGALLDAKAVHGGRSAYNHLLAIAQSNGIPASRVDEVLETVGLSEVRKRRVGGFSLGMSQRLGIAAALLGDPEILIFDEPVNGLDPDGILWIRTFMRELAAEGRTVFVSSHLMSEMAQTADHLIVIGKGRLIADTSVQEFIGRSSQGYVRVRSPRLAEVAELVKVGELHPDHLRVTAMSTLEIGTLTARAGIPLEELTFVQPSLEAAYMELTKDSLEFSS
- a CDS encoding ABC transporter permease subunit, encoding MIDILRSEWTKIRSVRSTVWTLAATVVMMIGFGVLISASARGMADGPIPADQAIRMGLSGALFAQLAMATLGVLVISSEYRTGGIRTSLMAVPRRMSLLTGKIVVFTATSLIVCAVASAATIGLALAICGSPSVEMGHVARSVLGATLYLTACGVFGLGLGTLVRHTPGAIVSAIALILVLPTVAGQLPGQWGKTVAEYFTTNAGMLVVSGRSNGSLGPWSGFAVYLAWVAVAMIAGAVLMQKRDA
- a CDS encoding ABC transporter permease; amino-acid sequence: MNTAEALTMALEALRVNRLRSALTMLGVIIGVLAVVILVAIGTGAKDEIEKQISGLGTNIILVVPGRISLGAAPTQSKLGLADVAYVRRVVGDPSKVTVSLQSGETVRVGRVEAFVTVIGTDQNLVNIFDRPLDKGRPLSETDVDTRRRVAVLGSQVADRLFGDLDPIGRQVTVAGARFRVVGVYAEVGQTFGLSRDQEIHIPVTTAQRLLGIERINGLAVGASGPDEIDPLSDKVTAALRARYPGEQFSAVTQTALLGTIGSVLGMLTGVLAAIAGISLLVGGVGVSNIMLVSVRERTREIGLRKALGARQRDILAQFLIEAVLLTTIGGFVGIALGVGGSVAIAAFTEVPASITWWSIALAFGVSAAVGVFFGVAPARRAGRLDPVIALRAE